Genomic window (Pongo abelii isolate AG06213 chromosome 4, NHGRI_mPonAbe1-v2.0_pri, whole genome shotgun sequence):
ATATTTATACAGTAATATCTACATATCTAAGTTTTTCCAccagtaaaattaaaatagtgtTAGCttgtccttttccttctcttcctctctactGAATAGTCTTAAATAGTAGGAAGCCACTCTAAGGAAAACTGTCCTTTTGAAAATATGCATCGATCAATTCCTTTCTCTTGGCTTAATTCTCTAGGTGCTTCCCAGGGTCAAGTATTGAATCTGGTCTTTGTTTTCTgaggaaaaaagtaaaagcagCAGTAACTTGatagtttgggagactgagatacCTCCGTTCTCCCTTGGCTCAGGcagtagaaaggaaaggagacgCAGCATAGCTCCCTTAGTTGTGTCTTAGGTGAAGCAACACTtggctttgttgtttttcttttttgtatactTTTCAAAGGGTTTTCACAGCTCTTCATCCTTATTACAGCACCATGAAAGATGCAGGCATTGCTACTTGCATTTTTACAGCTTGGTGACCTCTCCAAGGTCCCACACCTATTTTGCAGTAGAGCGGAGCCCGGAGCCCAGAACTCAATGCTCCTGGAGAAGGTTTCTATTTTCAGCACCttttccagcctcagtttccttgcacTGGGGCTAAAGAGATCCCTGCTTTCATGAAGCTTGCAGTAAAGTGGCTAACGTGTTTCAAGTTTAGCCACTGTGCTGACACATAGCTGAGGCTCCCTCAATGGCGCTATCATAAGAACAATGTGAGAGTAATATTAGTGGAGCAGAGCTGGAGGAGACTTGGCAGGGGAGGCTGGGTTCAGATGTCAAGTTGACAGTACACCCTGAGGTCAATATTACTGTGCACATTTCTCATCTTCTGTATTATAGTTGTATTCCCTGTCCATCCCTCCTAGCCCCAGGTGGCTCTTCTGAGAACAAACTGGTAATTTCATGCAAGAGTAAAATATCTTTCCCGATAATTATACAGAATTGAGCATCTCTGGTGAAAAAGAAAGCTGGtttacagatttctttttctgtctgaaAAATATGACTGTGAACCTAAAAAAATAAGGCTGCTATTTTATAggtattcctttcccttcctttttccctgcAGATAACTCAGCCTCTCCAGAGTGCAGCCACCATGACCTCCGCAGATTGatgatggaagaaaagaaaaccaggataTCCTGTGCTCTGGCTTCCCTGGACCATGGATGGAGGACAGCCCATCCCTTCATCCCTAGTGCCGCTTGGGAACGTATCAGCAGATTCTAGCATGTCCCTGGAGCAGAAAACGACATTCGTTTTTgtgattttgttgtttattttcttgggCATTCTCATTGTCCGGTGCTTCCGGATTCTTTTGGATCCATATCGAAGCATGCCAACCTCTACCTGGGCTGATGGACTTGAAGGCCTGGAGAAAGGGCAGTTCGACCATGCCCTTGCTTAGGAGGGATGGCGTGGGATCTCCTCCTGAGGAGATGAAGTGCTTTGTGTCTTGGCGAGGATTCCCTTTATTTAGTGTTCTCAACAAAtcaaatttaaacaatatttgGTCCCAGGACCATAATCCATTATTCCATAAATATGCAGTTGAGTTAAAGACATTTGAGGATGATGGAAATGGACATTTATATAACTAATCCAACATAAGAaggtttaaatttttatgtttgcTCAATGAATGAGTACTCTTAAAATTGTGTGATTGTGAAACCAAGAGCATTAATACTGACATAGATTTGCTATCAAACAAAACACCACCTGATCTGACTAAAGAATAAAAGACTAGAAAGGATCTCATATGAATCTGGTGACAAGGCCAGGAAGAGATTTCCTTGCTCTAATTATgtctatatttgttttatttcatggaCACCTATCTGGGTCCTGAGCAGAATGAGGAAGATTGTGCTGAATGGACCCAAAGTAGTTCCTTGTTTTCTCCTAAAGCAGGGAGCATTGGGAAGCAATGGGAAAGCTTAAAAGAGATGATTCTGTCCTTGGTGAATGTGAATGAGAATAGCGTTTTGTTTTTCAAGTAAAACTTAATTCAAAGGCTACagagttttaaaaactatttaccaAGCCAACTAcattatatgtattcatattaaTAACATGTATAGAGGTAGCTATACATTACTTGAATTTACATGTTACACAAATGATTTAAATAATAGGTTGCAAGTGCagcttcaagttttttttttaatgaaaagttaATTGTTTAGAGGAGAAGACTTTTATAGTCTTCAGAGGAATGTGTATTTATGATTGTATATAGTCACCAAATAAAACTTTTCAAGAAACAGAACTGCTTCCTCTCTTATTTCACCAGAACAAATGCACTGAGGGTGCTACCTGGTATTGAGTGCTGAGGCTTAACATTTTTccaagagaggagaaaagagctAACAGCATGAAAGCTCATCTAATTCATCCCTCTCCCATTTCAAGAAGAGCTCCTATAAATTGTCCTGCACAGATAAAACCGATAGTTTTTAAGACCACCAAAAAGGGAGATGTAAATACCTCTTATTCCAACTTTTGTTGGAAGAAAAAGCTTGTATCTAAACCAACCCTGCAGATAACTCAGCCTAAACCAACCCTGTTAGGCTGCATTTATAATCTATGTCTTCTAGTTTTCTCCTCAGCTAGCCATTaccttttttaattaaaaaagcacACTTCTTTAACCTATTAattatgagattttctttttctttcaaatgtaCTGTGTCATGTGTgtcctcattaatttttttgtatttttgttggaGTCTATTCAAACCCACTCATGTATTTATGGAGCTCCTGCTTTGAGCCTGGAATTGCTAGCactagaaagacagaaaatagacaGGGCCAGTTCTTAATGTTGAATACTTTTCTACCTTGTTGGATGGAGAACACATTTAAAAAGGCTTATAACTGAATCATTGTTCAAATGACTAACATGGACCTGATGGTTCCCACATCATCAGAATCAACTGGGGAGGTTAATATGtgtgctaatttttattatttttttactttctattttttttatttttttaagagatggggtcttgctctttcacccactggagtgcagtggcacaatagctaattttcattataaaagttGTACATCATCATGGtaaaaaatttattatacaatatggaaaaatataaacagcACTGGTCAAAATTCTACCAGCTTAGGTCACCCTAACTCCTAACTCCAATTTTTCCTGGGTAGTTTATTGACAATGGACATTATTACAGCCTTTCGTCCCTACGGGTTGATTCTGTAGAGTTGGGTTAGTAAACAAATGCTCGAAGACATAAAACATGAGGAAAGATGAATGTAGCCAAAATAATTAAGGAAATGTCTAGGAGACAATGGCTCAGGTATAATTGTGCACGTTTCAGTGCTTGGCATAAAGTTTAATGCAATGTAAgttattattatgaaataaattagATCTTGACCTGAGAGGATGGAGGTAGTTTAGatatgtgtaaaggaaaggaagagggaaaaccATAGAATAAGGAAACAGAGGTACGGGTGTGGGGCCCGAAGGCAGGAGTGCAGCCTGGCTGGAGTAGAGAGTTGGAGGGGCAGCTGCAactcctatgtgaaggacaaaggCAGAGCTGGACCTCAGAGGATCCTAAACGGAAAAATCAAGGGTGGGAGTCACCGTAGATTCAcgaggaaaaaaatgaactaagGAGTGGTGTGTCAGTTCCAGCTTCCGCGCCCTTCCTCAGGGCAACACTAGGATCCGCTTCTGTAGTGGGAGCACACTGAAATAGCCACCTGCCCCCTTAGAGGCCTTTGAGCACGGGCATTGCCCACAAGCGCCACAGGGCCTCCCAAAGCCTGCCCTTCTTTCACTCCTCCCTTTATTTCCcactctatttttgttttcccttctcaGATTACTGCTCCTTGTTCAACCTCCCCTCACTGGCTCTCCTGCCTCCTCACTTGTCCAGAGCAAGAGTACCATAACAAGTGAAAGAACACTTTGGGCTATTCACAGTAAATTGATCCCCCCTGTAAGAAGTGCTAACTCTCTGTTTTAATTACTCTGGGCTTCTTGGGGTGAACAACTTATTCTCAAAAGGTCACATAAGCCCTCTCTTTCCCGGCTTTCTGGCTAAAGGAGTTACAGGGCAGCACTTTGCCTATCTTACAAGATATTTACAATGAGTGCAGCTGGCCTTTATGGAGTATATCTGCATCCCAGGATGGGGGGAAGAAACCCtggactttcccaaggtcactcTGTAGAATAGACCTGCCTTTTGATTCAGAAAAATGTGCAACCTCATTCTTAGCCTGAGCTTGGAATCACAACCCTATGTTTTATTCCCCCAGAGATCCCAAGTTCTAGATAAACATTTCTCCCTCCAAgagaccttttaaaatattttaaacactgtGTAAAGCAAGTTTAACTTAGGTGCGAAGGAGCCTAATTTGACTCTGCtgttaaattaataaacatttcaagACAGGCAattcttttgctatttttaagGGTTAAGGCTGAggcaaaataaacaattttaggaGGCAAAAGTTAGATAGAGCAGATGTTTATGCatgcagaaaaaatatgtattcaagTTCCTTTTTTATTGGATTCATTGAACAGTGTTTTACTGAAACactgaagtttttatttggagatggagtgttgctgtgtcacccagggtggagtacagtggcggaatctcggctcactgcaagctccgcctcccaggttcacgccattctcctgcctcagcctcccgagtggctgggactacaggagcccgccaccatgcccggctaattttttatatttttagtagagacgaggtttcaccattttagccaggatggtctcgatttcctgacctcatgatccacccacctcagcctcccaaagtgctgggattacaggcgtgagccaccaagcctgacctGAAGCTTTTTGTAATGTGAACATATTGATAAATTTGGTACAATGAGAAATTTCACTTGTTcaccataaattattttttttaaaaagcctaattGTTTCAAGATGTCAACTTTCAGAATTGACATGTAAAATATATTGAAACAtggttttttcaataaattttataagCCCAAAAACATTGAATAAAACCTAAGATATGATTTGTGAGATGTGTGTCGACCAAGACAAATTATGTAGGATGGGTGTCTCAGTTATTGATTAATCCAAAAGTTGTAGAGTTGAGCCATGATCTCCAGAAAGTACCCAAATgactatatgtgtgtatgcaatCCAGGCTCCAACTGGCCTACGCCAgaagagatttttttgttttgttttgagatgaaaaaggagaaccCTCTAAGCTTTGTTTGTACTTCCCATTTCTAACAAAAATAACTGAATTATTTTCAGAGAGGGGTCTACTCTGAGGACATGAGGCCTCCCCATCTGGCATCTTGCTCTGGTCAGGTGAACCAAGCCCAATACTTTAGCCAGTCTTTAGTCCTTTCCAAGGTcatgtttttataataaagttcCCTGCTGCATTTAGTACAGTGGAAATTTTGCCTTCAGTTTCCTGCTATAAACTATACTCATGTCTTTTTCTAAAGCACCACAAGATCCTCTTAGATCCCTCCATCCCATAGCCTTTCTCAATATCCTGATTGATGTTTCTCTACTTTCTGTGCTTCAGAGTAAGAGAAATTCCCTTTAAACTATCTTTTCAAAGAGATTTCCACCCTTATTCTCTTCTAGGCCCTATGACCAGCCCTAGAGCACCAAACTTATGCCAGCTTTTAAGAAAGAGGCTCTTCCTGGGTTCTTTGGAGTTTGAAAAGCTGGAAAGAAACATTGCTGTCATCTATTTCAACCTGctcattttacatataaagaaacagagaagcagagaggTCATATGGCATGACCATAGCCACTTCTCCACCCACTGGTTGTAGCTGTAGCATCTTACATATGTGGTGTGCAGATGAGTTCAAACAGAAGGGCCAGTTGATAtaaccataaataaaaatatccatttgtTAATTGACATGAAAGTTACAATAATATTAAATAGTCTCTTTTGGCAGGGAGTGGGGAAGacatattttgtttctgaaaaaatTCCTATGGatgatgtattttcttttggaatattCTGAAGCTTCAGTTTAAGTGTCCGGGCAACGAGAAGTATTTCCAGTCAGATTGTAGAGAATGCCTTAACAAAGATTCTGTTTCTCAAAACACAGGATAATCAATCTAGGATAAAGAatcaaagtttctttttttgtttttctttttaatttccaagtagACTTTTGAGCTGTTTTTCTTAGCTGAAGAAGCTCGACAAGGGAGATTACAACATAAGTTTATAAAGGCTCTGGATACTGCTCTATCTATGGCTTATCAAAGAATTATCTGGATCCTCTTGGGACATAGATGTGACTTcagaaaatatacaattaagtatTTCAAGTTTGAAAGTACACTTTATCCTTTTCTGTCCTGTCTTTTTTCCTGGttacttcacttctttttttccctctacttTCTGATGACTGGAGTGCTGGAAGAAGTTTAATATAACCACTACATTCACTGCTTCTCTggtatattaatattttcctcAATAGTCAACAACAAGTGGCTGCCTGGTTTCTTCCTTAACATGTCTAATGTCTTAAAGTGTCCATCCCATTTTTAGCTTGTTCAGTTGTTTATAAAATATCTCTTTATCAACcccaaatttgtctttctgtaattTTTGCCAGTTGAATCTTGTTTTGTCTTCTGGAGTGACAGGGATTTCTAATACTTGTTAACATGACAAGTCTCAAGTTATAGTTATTGTTGAAAGTCACACTCCATGGATCATTGTTGTTTCCGCATGTCTTTCCAGCAGAGGCACTgacaacattttgtttttttcaaagagaTGTGTTTAGAGGTAGTATCTCCCTTTCCctaaaaaaatggctgggcaggTTTGCTTGCAGCCCATTATGAAAGACTGGGTTTTCCTAAGCTCAGAGTTCCCCTCCTGTAATGCAGCCCATTGTGTGTGCAAGCAccatctggcttttttttgtgTTGCCCTGTGGGAACTGGAGCTTAAGGAATTGGCACAGGAAAATGCTGATACTCAGTGTTGTGATTGCTGTAAATGATAAACTGTCCTTTGCCTCTGACCCAGAGGTCttgtgtcttctgccagcatccatgaaactgtGGCAAACTAGTTATCCTGCaagtagggtaaaatctcagaTCCTTCATTGTTCTTGACGGTTATCATATTCCCCCAGGATAAACAATTCCAGCAACTTCAACCACCCTATATAATTTTCACGTGCTTTGAATTATCTCTTATCCTTATCAAAAATTCTGGATGCTCTTCAGTTTGACCATCTCCTTGGTccctagaaaggaaaataatagttCATAGGTAGTCTGACTAAAATGAGGGGAATCAAATTATCACTTGCTTTGTTTTGAAAACCACATGACATTTTATACCTGACTCCCTCATTATCATATTCATTGCAGTCTCCATCTTTGTATCACCTGCAAATTGGCTCAGCAAgccttctatttatttatccaCATTAATGATAAAATTTTGAACATATctg
Coding sequences:
- the CTXN3 gene encoding cortexin-3 encodes the protein MDGGQPIPSSLVPLGNVSADSSMSLEQKTTFVFVILLFIFLGILIVRCFRILLDPYRSMPTSTWADGLEGLEKGQFDHALA